GATGGAGCGCCGAAACACCATGAGCCGTCAGCCCTACTATCTCACCACTCCGATCTACTACGTGAACTCGGTGCCTCACCTGGGAACCGCCTATACGACGGTGGCTGCCGACGCGCTTGCGCGGTACCGCCGGATGGCGGGGGACGACGTGGTGTTCCTCACCGGCCTCGATGAGCACGGGCAGAAGGTCGCCCAGGCTGCCGAGGAGAACGGCATGTCCCCGCAGGAGTGGTGCGACTCGATCGCGCCGCGCTTCCTCGAAGCGTGGGAGATGCTCGGCATCAGCAACGACGACTTCATCCGCACGACGCAGGAGCGGCACAAGAGAGGCGTCCAAGCGTTTTGGACCAGACTTCATGACGAGGGCTACCTCTACAAGGGCGGGTATGAGGGCTGGTACTGCGTGCCCGACGAGACCTTCTACGCCGAGGATCAGCTTGAGGAGGGCAAGTGCCCCGGCTGCGGCCGTGACGTGCAGTTCATTCGCGAGGAGAACTGGTTCTTCAAGCTCTCGGAGTTCTCAGAGCGCCTGCTTGCCTACTACGAAGAGCATCCCGGGTTCATCCGACCCGCGACGCGCCGCAACGAGGTCATCTCGTTTGTGGAGAGCGGCCTTCGAGACCTGTCCATCTCACGGACCACCTTCTCCTGGGGTGTGCCGCTTCCCTTCGCCGAGAACCATGTGACCTACGTGTGGATCGATGCTCTACTTAACTACGTCACGGCAGTCGGCTACGGTTCCGAAGATCCAGAAGCGGCCGCGCGCTTCGAGCGCTACTGGCCGGCGCAGGTCCATTTCGTCGGCAAAGACATCATCCGCTTCCACTGCGTGATTTGGCCGGCGATGCTGATGGCGGCGGGGTTGCCGCTGCCCGAGTCCGTCTTCGCCCACGGATTCTTGCTCACCAAGGGCGAGAAGATGTCCAAGAGCAAGGGCAACGCCGTCTCGCCGGCTGACCTCGTGGCCAAGTTCGGCGTCGACGCCTACCGATACTACTTCCTGCGCGACGTGCAGTTCGGTGCCGACGGCTCCATTTCCATGGAGGCGATGATCCAGCGCATCAACGGCGACCTCGCCAACGACTGGGGCAATCTGTGCTCCCGTCTGTTCAACATGGTGGGCAAGTACTGCGACGGCCGCGTGCCGGAGGCGAGCGGTGGTGAGCCAAGCCCTGACGACGACGTGCTGCGTGGTGTGGCCGAGGGCCTGCCGGGTCGCTACGAGGCCGCCATGAGCGAGCTTGACTACGTCAGCGCCCTGGAGTCGGCGTGGGATCTCATCAAGGCCACCAACCGCTACATCGAGGAGTCAGCGCCGTGGAACCTCGCCAAGTCGGAGGAGACGATGGCGCGCTTGTTCGACGTGCTCTACAACGCGCTCGAGGCGGTCCGCATCGCCGCGCTCTTCTGCGCGCCGGTCATGCCGACCACATCGAATGAGGTCTGGCGCCGGATGGGCCTGCCCGACATCACCGCGGTGACGGACATCGCGGCTGAATCAGCATGGGGCCGGCTGCCGGCAGGCAACCCGGTGGAGAAGGGCGACCCGCTGTTCCCCCGCATCGACAAGGAAGCCGAGTAACGTGCCGGACTCCGCCGACTCCGCCGAGGCCCCCTCGCTGTTCAGGCCGCTGTTCTCCGATGCCAAGGGCCGGGCGGTGGCGGCGCCGGAGTTCGGCGGCAACCCCGTGGCCGATACGCACGCGCATCTGGACATGCTCGACGACCCGGGCGCGGCGCTCGCGCGAGCAGCGCTGGCCGGCGTGGGGTTCATCGCAACCGTGGCCGACGTCACCGAAGGTGCGGGGCGAACGTACGACAAGCTGCCCTCGTGGCTGGCCAATGCACGCGAACTGCTCGATGCTGCCGACTGCGCCTCGACGCCGTTGCCCCGCGTGCGCGTGGTGCTCGGCGCGCACCCGCACAACGCGAAGGACTGGGACGCAGCAGCCGAATCCGAGTTTCGCAGGTTGGCGGCCGACCCGCTGACCTGCGCGGTCGGTGAACTCGGCTTGGATTTCCACTACGACCACTCGCCGCGCACCACGCAGCGCGAGGCCATGCGCACGCACCTGGCGCTGGCTTCTGAGTTCGGGCTGCCCGGTGTCGTGCATCTCCGAGAGGCTCACGACGATGGTGCCGCCATCATCGCCGACGTCGGCGCGCCGCCCGCGGGACTCATCCTCCACTGCTTCAACCTCGACCCGATCGCACTGGAGCCGTTCCTCGCGATGGGGTGTCACGTCAGTTTTGCCGGTCCGGTGACCTTCAAGAAGGCCGAAGAAGTCCGAGCGAGCGCGCGACTGGTGCCCGCAGGCAGGCTGCTCACCGAGACGGACTGTCCGTTCATGGCTCCCGAACCGTTTCGCGGGCGCTCCTGCGAACCCGCGCTCGTCGCGTTCACCGCTGCCCGCGTAGCCCAAGCCCGGGATGAGCCGCCGGCGGAACTCGCTGCGCACACGTTCGCCGCCGCCCTCGAGCTGCTCGACACCTCGCGCGCATGAGCGGCCCCCGGGTTCTGTGCATAGCCGGCAGCCCTCGCCGGCAAGGCAACTCGGATCGACTTCTTGACGCGCTGACGGTTGGCGTGACGGCGGCGGGCGGCACTCCGGTTCGGCTCGTCGCATCCTCGCTCGGCATCGGGGGATGTGACGGATGCGGCGGATGCTCGGCGAGCGGAGAGTGCGTGACTGAGGACTCGATGGACGAGGTCTACGCGATGCTGGACTCGGCACGGGCGATCGCCGTGGCCACGCCCGTCTACTTCGCCACCGTTCCCTCGCAGCTCAAGACGCTCATCGATCGCTGTCAGCCGTACTGGGCGCGCCGCTACATCCTGGGCGAGCCTGCGCCTGCCCGGAAGCGTCCGGGGGCGGTGCTGGTCGTAGGTGGGGGCGGCGATCCGTTCGGCACCAGCTGTGCCTTGGCACCGGTGCGAAGCGCCTTTGCGGTCCTCGGGGTCGACGGCAGCGTATCGCTCGAGATCGTCGGCGCAGACGGACCGGCCGACATCGAACTCCAGCACGATACCCTCGAGCGGGCGATCACCATCGGTCGCGAACTCGTCGCGGCGGTCGGGGTGCACGGCCCCTGAGGGTCGCAAACAGCACTGCACGACCCCCCTAACCGCAGTCGTTCCGTGACGACCTGCGCGTTTGCGTGACGTACCGCAAAAGGACTAGCATCGAGACTCCCCTCGTTACCGGGTGGTTGCCATGTCGTCGATTGATTGAGGCTTTTGGATGAGGGTACGGCCGACTCGCTCGGCGCGGTCCCAGAAGGCACAACATCTCATCGCAGCTCTCGTTCCAGCACTCATCATCACACTCAGCATCACGGGATTCGTGTGGGCTCAGAAAGAGGTCACGGTCGTCGTGAACGGCCAGACCTTCCATATGAGGACTCAGGCCGCCGACATCGCCGGCCTTCTCGAAGAAGCGGGTATCGAAGTCGATGCCGCGGACCTCGTGACACCCTCCCTTGATTCGCCGCTCGATTCAACCACCACGGTGCTCGTTCGGCACTCGGTTCCGGTGACGCTCGATCTGGGCGGAAGCCAGATGCAGCTTGACGTCGTGGGCGAGAGCGTCGCCGATGCACTCGTAGCAGCGGGCACGGATCCCGCCGCGAACCCCGGCGTGACACCGCCGCTCGAGGCTCCCCTTCGTCCCGGGATGACGGTGCACGTGCCCGACGTCTTCGTACGGGTCACCCAGCAGGAGGCTACGCTCCCCGCGCCGGTTCGCTACGAAAAGGACTCGGCGCTTCCCGAGGGCACGAAGCAGGTGATCACCAAGGGCCGTTCCGGCAAGGTCATGCGGGTCTATCGGGTTCTGGTGACCAACGGGGTCGAAGGCACGGCGACGCTCAGCGCGGTCAAGACCATGGTGAAGCCGATCAGCCGCGTGGTCGCGGTCGGCACCGCGCGCAAGGGTGCGAGCCTGCTGTCGGTGATGAACCTCAAGGGCCGGGGTGGTTCGACGAAGCCGCCGGTCGGCGGACGCCGGATGCGTGTCGAGGCGACGGGCTACAGCGCCAAGGAGCCGGGTCTCGGGCCCACCACCGCGACGGGTGCACCCGCCGTCCGCGGGGTCATCGCCGTCGATCCGCGTGTCATCCCGCTTCGGTCCCGGGTCTACATCCCCGGCTACGGATACGCTATCGCCTCCGACACGGGCGGCGCCATCAAGGGCGCCCGTATCGACCTGTGCTTCGACACGGTTGCAGAATGCAACCAGTGGGGCCGTCGGCCCGTGACCATCATCATCCTCGACTGAGGTGCCTGTCTCGCCGCTCGCCAGTCCCTCGGCAACTATCGCTGTGCTGGCGCGGCACGGTCTGTCGACGAAGAAGTCCCTAGGTCAGCACTTCCTGGTGGACGACAACATCGTCGGCCGCATCATCGAGCTGGCCGCGTTGTCGGGGGAAGAGACGGTGCTCGAGGTCGGACCCGGGATCGGGACTCTGACGGTGCCCTTGTGCGAGCACGCGCACGCCGTGGTCGCGGTGGAACGCGATCGTGACCTCGAGCCGGTGCTGGCGCAGACCACCAGCGGATGCCCTCGCTTCGCCTTGGTTCACGCGGATGCAGTGGAGGTGACGGCGGCACAGGTAGCCGGCCCGTTCGGCCCGCCGTCCGCGCTCGTCGCGAACCTGCCGTACCAGGTGGCCGCGACGGTGGTGCTGCGCTTCTTCCAGGAGTTCACCTCGCTCGAGCAGGCCACGGTCATGGTGCAGTCCGAGGTCGCCGATCGAATGGCAGCGCAACCCGGTACGAAGGCGTACGGTTCCTACACCGTCAAGCTCAGGCTGCTCGCTTCGCCACGCGGCCGCTTCGCGGTGGCTCCGGGGTGCTTTTTGCCGCCGCCGCGTGTCGACAGTGCGGTCTTGCGGCTGGAGCGCAGTCCGCTCAGCGACGATGCCGCCCTCATCGCAGCCGCTTCGCGAGTGGCCGACTGCGCATTCGCGCAGAGGCGCAAGACCATTCGCAACTCGCTCAAAGCGACGCTCGGGGTCGACACGGGGCTGTTGGACGCCGCGCTCAGCGCGACCGGCATCGACGGAAGGGTTCGCGCTGAGACGCTGCCCCCGGAGGCGTTCATCGAGCTGGCTGCCGCGCTAGCGGTCTGAGCCCCGGAGCGAAGCGGCGGCGGCCTGCTGTAAACCTGCGGCAAACCTGGGGTTTCGACTAGCATTTTGCCTGTTCATGCTCTATAATCGCCACTCGAACCAAGGGAGGTTTGACCTATGGAGTTTTCTGGGCAGGCCGAGGTCGTCGGGCGCATTCGTTCGGACCTCGAGGGGATGACCGGCTCGCGTGTACGTGTACGGGCGAACATGGGGCGCTCCAAGATCGTCGAGCGCGAGGGTGTACTTATGCAGACCCATCCGTCCCTGTTCGTGGTTGAGGTCGATGAGAAGCGTTCTCGCACCGCTCGGGCTTCGTATCAGTACGTCGACGTGCTCACCCGCACGGTCGAACTCACGCACCCCGAAAGTGGAGAATCCGTCTTTCCCTGGCTCAACTAGCGTCACTTGTCAGCGATTTCGACTGAATCGAGCGCGGCGGCCGTTTCGGCTCCGCGCTCGTCGTCGTCCGGGGGTCGGCTGTGAGGCTCATCGCACCTGCGAAGATCAACCTGCTCCTTGCCGTGGGCGGAGTGCGCCCTGACGGCTACCACGACGTGACGACGGTGCTCCATGCGCTCGAACTCGCGGACGAGGTGACGATCGAGCCTAGCGATGCGCTCGAGCTGGAATGCGATCGCGATCTCGGTGTGGCCCCGGAGTCCAACCTCGCCTACCGGGCGGCGGCGGCGCTCGGTGCTGTCGTGGGACGCGTGCCGCGCGTGCGCATCAGGCTCGCGAAGATCATCCCCCACGGGGCCGGGCTTGGCGGCGGCTCCAGTGACGCCGCGGCCGTGCTGGCAGGGCTTGCAGCCGAGTGGGGGCTCGTGCGGACCGACCCCCGGGTCATCGAGGTTGCCGCATCACTGGGGGCAGACGTGGCGTTCTTCCTGTCCGAGACGCCCTGCGCGCTCATGACCGAACGCGGCGACCGACTCGCGCGAAGTTTCGCGGGCTTCCCCGGATTCGCCGTGGTCCTGGTCAAGCCGCCGGAGGCCGTGTCGACGGCGGCTGCGTACGCCGCCTTCGATCGTGCACCGGTGCCTGCGACCGCTGCCGACGCAATGGCAGCCGCCCTCGACAGCCTTGACGAAGCCGCGATGCTCGGCGCACTCGCAAACAATCTTGAGCGCGCAGCGAGTGACGTCGTCGGTGCGGTGGGCGAGGCGCTCGAATGGGTCGGCTCGCTGCCGGGCGTACACCGCGCCATCGTCGCAGGCTCGGGCTCCGCCTGTGTCGCCTTGTGCGAAGATGACCGGGTCGCCTCCGGAATCGCGGTCGCAGCGAAGGACCGCGGGCTGTGGAGCGCGGCGACGAGGCTCGGACGAACCGGTGTGCGCATCAGGTGATAGGGGAGGGGCCTAGAATGCAGGTTGACGCGGTGGTGCTCTCGGGCGGCGAAGGCGCCGTGATCGATCCCGCGGTGAGCATCAAGGGGCTTGTGCCGGTGGCGGGCAAGCCGATGGTCGAGTGGGTCGTCGAGGCACTGAGGGCGGCTGAGACCATCGGGGGCATCGCCGTGGTCGTCCCGAGCGCAGAGAAC
This portion of the Coriobacteriia bacterium genome encodes:
- the metG gene encoding methionine--tRNA ligase, translating into MSRQPYYLTTPIYYVNSVPHLGTAYTTVAADALARYRRMAGDDVVFLTGLDEHGQKVAQAAEENGMSPQEWCDSIAPRFLEAWEMLGISNDDFIRTTQERHKRGVQAFWTRLHDEGYLYKGGYEGWYCVPDETFYAEDQLEEGKCPGCGRDVQFIREENWFFKLSEFSERLLAYYEEHPGFIRPATRRNEVISFVESGLRDLSISRTTFSWGVPLPFAENHVTYVWIDALLNYVTAVGYGSEDPEAAARFERYWPAQVHFVGKDIIRFHCVIWPAMLMAAGLPLPESVFAHGFLLTKGEKMSKSKGNAVSPADLVAKFGVDAYRYYFLRDVQFGADGSISMEAMIQRINGDLANDWGNLCSRLFNMVGKYCDGRVPEASGGEPSPDDDVLRGVAEGLPGRYEAAMSELDYVSALESAWDLIKATNRYIEESAPWNLAKSEETMARLFDVLYNALEAVRIAALFCAPVMPTTSNEVWRRMGLPDITAVTDIAAESAWGRLPAGNPVEKGDPLFPRIDKEAE
- a CDS encoding TatD family hydrolase produces the protein MPDSADSAEAPSLFRPLFSDAKGRAVAAPEFGGNPVADTHAHLDMLDDPGAALARAALAGVGFIATVADVTEGAGRTYDKLPSWLANARELLDAADCASTPLPRVRVVLGAHPHNAKDWDAAAESEFRRLAADPLTCAVGELGLDFHYDHSPRTTQREAMRTHLALASEFGLPGVVHLREAHDDGAAIIADVGAPPAGLILHCFNLDPIALEPFLAMGCHVSFAGPVTFKKAEEVRASARLVPAGRLLTETDCPFMAPEPFRGRSCEPALVAFTAARVAQARDEPPAELAAHTFAAALELLDTSRA
- a CDS encoding flavodoxin family protein gives rise to the protein MSGPRVLCIAGSPRRQGNSDRLLDALTVGVTAAGGTPVRLVASSLGIGGCDGCGGCSASGECVTEDSMDEVYAMLDSARAIAVATPVYFATVPSQLKTLIDRCQPYWARRYILGEPAPARKRPGAVLVVGGGGDPFGTSCALAPVRSAFAVLGVDGSVSLEIVGADGPADIELQHDTLERAITIGRELVAAVGVHGP
- a CDS encoding 3D domain-containing protein, yielding MRVRPTRSARSQKAQHLIAALVPALIITLSITGFVWAQKEVTVVVNGQTFHMRTQAADIAGLLEEAGIEVDAADLVTPSLDSPLDSTTTVLVRHSVPVTLDLGGSQMQLDVVGESVADALVAAGTDPAANPGVTPPLEAPLRPGMTVHVPDVFVRVTQQEATLPAPVRYEKDSALPEGTKQVITKGRSGKVMRVYRVLVTNGVEGTATLSAVKTMVKPISRVVAVGTARKGASLLSVMNLKGRGGSTKPPVGGRRMRVEATGYSAKEPGLGPTTATGAPAVRGVIAVDPRVIPLRSRVYIPGYGYAIASDTGGAIKGARIDLCFDTVAECNQWGRRPVTIIILD
- the rsmA gene encoding 16S rRNA (adenine(1518)-N(6)/adenine(1519)-N(6))-dimethyltransferase RsmA, which gives rise to MLARHGLSTKKSLGQHFLVDDNIVGRIIELAALSGEETVLEVGPGIGTLTVPLCEHAHAVVAVERDRDLEPVLAQTTSGCPRFALVHADAVEVTAAQVAGPFGPPSALVANLPYQVAATVVLRFFQEFTSLEQATVMVQSEVADRMAAQPGTKAYGSYTVKLRLLASPRGRFAVAPGCFLPPPRVDSAVLRLERSPLSDDAALIAAASRVADCAFAQRRKTIRNSLKATLGVDTGLLDAALSATGIDGRVRAETLPPEAFIELAAALAV
- a CDS encoding Veg family protein, whose translation is MEFSGQAEVVGRIRSDLEGMTGSRVRVRANMGRSKIVEREGVLMQTHPSLFVVEVDEKRSRTARASYQYVDVLTRTVELTHPESGESVFPWLN
- the ispE gene encoding 4-(cytidine 5'-diphospho)-2-C-methyl-D-erythritol kinase; the protein is MRLIAPAKINLLLAVGGVRPDGYHDVTTVLHALELADEVTIEPSDALELECDRDLGVAPESNLAYRAAAALGAVVGRVPRVRIRLAKIIPHGAGLGGGSSDAAAVLAGLAAEWGLVRTDPRVIEVAASLGADVAFFLSETPCALMTERGDRLARSFAGFPGFAVVLVKPPEAVSTAAAYAAFDRAPVPATAADAMAAALDSLDEAAMLGALANNLERAASDVVGAVGEALEWVGSLPGVHRAIVAGSGSACVALCEDDRVASGIAVAAKDRGLWSAATRLGRTGVRIR